Proteins from a genomic interval of Mycolicibacterium grossiae:
- a CDS encoding glycosyltransferase family 2 protein, with protein sequence MWIVVPAYTEATVIADVVADIRAVFPNVVCVDDGSPDDTGDRALAAGAHVVRHPVNLGQGAAIQTGVEYARSRPGAAVFATFDADGQHRVKDVVRMIDRLTTEDLDIVVGTRFGGQVSQRMPPLRRLLFPLIAKLSPASRRLRLTDAHNGLRVFNRTVADGLNLTMNGMSHASEFIAVIVENGWRVAEEPVEILYTDYSMSKGQPLVNGVNIVFDGLMRRRMRR encoded by the coding sequence GTGTGGATCGTCGTGCCGGCGTACACCGAGGCGACCGTGATCGCCGACGTGGTCGCCGACATCCGCGCGGTGTTCCCCAACGTCGTGTGCGTCGACGACGGCAGCCCCGACGACACCGGCGACCGGGCACTCGCCGCCGGCGCGCACGTCGTGCGGCACCCGGTGAACCTCGGCCAGGGCGCGGCGATCCAGACCGGCGTCGAGTACGCGCGCAGCAGGCCGGGGGCGGCGGTGTTCGCGACGTTCGACGCCGACGGTCAGCACCGCGTCAAGGACGTCGTCCGGATGATCGACCGGCTGACCACCGAGGACCTCGACATCGTCGTCGGCACGCGGTTCGGCGGGCAGGTGTCCCAGCGGATGCCACCGCTGCGGCGGCTGTTGTTCCCGCTCATCGCGAAGCTCAGCCCGGCCAGCCGCCGGTTGCGACTCACCGACGCGCACAACGGGTTGCGGGTGTTCAACCGCACCGTCGCCGACGGGCTGAACCTCACGATGAACGGCATGAGCCACGCCAGCGAGTTCATCGCGGTGATCGTCGAGAACGGCTGGCGCGTCGCCGAGGAGCCGGTGGAGATCCTCTACACCGACTACTCGATGTCGAAGGGTCAGCCGCTCGTCAACGGCGTCAACATCGTCTTCGACGGACTCATGCGCAGGAGGATGCGGCGGTGA
- a CDS encoding DUF2304 domain-containing protein, with amino-acid sequence MNWIQVLLIVAIVTLLMYLLRSRRSAQARAWVKVGYVLFVIAAVYAIVRPDDTTVLANWLGVDRGSDLLGYALIIAFLFTTISTYMRFKDLELKYAQLARAVALESARTPED; translated from the coding sequence GTGAACTGGATCCAGGTACTGCTGATCGTCGCCATCGTCACGCTGCTGATGTACCTGCTGCGGTCGCGGCGCAGCGCGCAGGCACGGGCGTGGGTCAAGGTCGGCTACGTCCTGTTCGTCATCGCCGCGGTGTACGCGATCGTGCGGCCCGACGACACGACGGTCCTCGCCAATTGGCTCGGCGTCGACCGTGGTTCGGACCTGCTGGGCTACGCCCTGATCATCGCGTTCCTGTTCACCACCATCAGCACCTACATGCGGTTCAAGGACCTGGAACTCAAGTACGCCCAACTGGCGCGCGCCGTCGCGCTGGAGAGCGCGCGCACCCCCGAGGACTAG
- a CDS encoding NAD-dependent epimerase/dehydratase family protein — protein MRTLVTGAAGFIGSTLVDRLLADGHSVVGVDDLSSGRSTNITSAEQSDAFEFAKADIVDADLVALLADVRPEVVFHLAAQISVKLSVDDPAFDSSVNVVGTVRLAEAARKAGVRKVVHTSSGGSIYGKNPPGYPTSEEMPVDPSSPYAASKVCGEVYLEMFRNLYGLDCSHIAPANVYGPRQDPHGEAGVVAIFAQALLAGRPTKIFGDGTDTRDYVFVDDVVDAFVRAGGEAGSGQRFNVGTGVETSTREMHTAIAAAAGTPDEPEMHPPRLGDLKRSQLDISRARDVLGWTPKVELAEGVARTVDFFRTA, from the coding sequence ATGCGCACACTCGTGACAGGAGCAGCGGGTTTCATCGGATCGACGCTGGTAGATCGGCTCCTGGCCGACGGGCACAGCGTCGTCGGGGTCGACGACCTCAGCTCGGGACGCAGCACCAACATCACCTCGGCCGAGCAGAGTGACGCCTTCGAGTTCGCCAAGGCCGACATCGTCGACGCCGACCTCGTGGCGCTGCTCGCCGACGTGCGCCCCGAGGTGGTGTTCCACCTCGCCGCGCAGATCTCGGTCAAGCTCTCCGTCGACGACCCGGCGTTCGACTCGTCGGTCAACGTCGTCGGCACCGTGCGCCTCGCCGAAGCCGCCCGCAAGGCCGGCGTGCGCAAGGTGGTGCACACCTCCTCCGGCGGCTCCATCTACGGCAAGAACCCGCCCGGCTACCCGACGTCGGAGGAAATGCCCGTCGACCCGTCCTCGCCGTACGCCGCCAGCAAGGTCTGCGGCGAGGTGTACCTCGAGATGTTCCGCAACCTCTACGGTCTCGACTGCAGCCACATCGCCCCGGCCAACGTGTACGGCCCGCGGCAGGACCCGCACGGCGAGGCCGGCGTCGTCGCGATCTTCGCCCAGGCGCTGCTGGCCGGCAGGCCGACCAAGATCTTCGGCGACGGCACCGACACCCGCGACTACGTCTTCGTCGACGACGTCGTCGACGCCTTCGTCCGTGCCGGCGGCGAGGCCGGCAGTGGGCAGCGCTTCAACGTCGGCACCGGCGTGGAGACCTCGACGCGCGAGATGCACACCGCCATCGCCGCGGCCGCGGGCACGCCCGACGAACCCGAGATGCACCCGCCGCGCCTCGGCGACCTCAAGCGTTCGCAGCTCGACATCTCCCGCGCCCGCGACGTGCTCGGCTGGACGCCGAAGGTGGAGCTGGCCGAGGGCGTCGCCCGCACGGTCGACTTCTTCCGGACGGCCTAG
- a CDS encoding TPR repeat region-containing protein — protein sequence MGALDGFYSTWSQARQTYGEGPPASGERFDASSTLNQLKSDMDAAKPEGRWSGKASEAYGTANAQHQQVIGRIGELDQKLAAQVNNAAALVSNGRTQLDELRTWVTSAAASTTNDQAGRTVQMQIAKQGLARLTEIMTGTHGEMQTVKGNITTIQAGYDELKQDMRFAKEDKGDADPLKEDEEKPPEMHALPPEEQARRDVEDALAGDQGAAGRVEETLSSIKPGQDLSPQQDAYLSQMQSQQKGMSVDELTTAEQRLGDHKNVIADSWQLMSNDDVKFSGSDGKPGSAAMLPDSVQKALNDAGSTVPISQQFEKLKYGDDLQAISQIVQDGNPELQTGTELDRKLIVASDAVMDTQDNARPAMGMQETAQSLFQAVDDDHQIINDHLMGRNGVDVNDFLHDVNTTEWTDDGRSAGHLFSWTNEESSGPEAWIASETAEKYANYIGSHKDDLMGMNGQTLGEVNPELVRGYAHGLTPYIPDMAGLSTANTTDAFDNLDVDNPIDQPLTKGVFSVLSTDGDSFNEFHSAADAQVIAASHAWAEDVKNGIPVDNNDARMLDAQTLRGLTAVGTHEAAEALGRNASEMYEQQKAAYERSLAIISAGSSVIPGYGQFLSPGVDVFGATMQDAILGKEPTSVDYTITPLSQGESARFALNALLAADVPLQSDGTDLNANYFEQVGPDERPLIRDLSDLARDSIGPNKAEAVLTDVLQNTVTEQGDPTIAMKDKYGDTVANPNPTPPKAPGQ from the coding sequence GTGGGCGCGCTCGACGGGTTCTACTCGACGTGGTCGCAGGCTCGGCAGACGTACGGCGAGGGACCGCCGGCGAGCGGTGAGCGCTTCGATGCCAGCAGCACCCTGAACCAGCTGAAGTCCGACATGGACGCGGCCAAGCCCGAGGGTCGGTGGTCGGGCAAGGCCTCCGAGGCGTACGGCACCGCCAACGCGCAGCACCAGCAAGTCATCGGCAGGATCGGCGAGCTGGACCAGAAGCTCGCCGCGCAGGTGAACAACGCCGCGGCGCTGGTGAGCAACGGCCGCACCCAGCTCGACGAGTTGAGGACCTGGGTGACCAGCGCCGCTGCCAGCACCACCAACGACCAGGCCGGCCGCACCGTCCAGATGCAGATCGCCAAGCAGGGCCTCGCCCGGCTCACCGAGATCATGACCGGCACGCACGGCGAGATGCAGACGGTGAAGGGGAACATCACCACCATCCAGGCCGGCTACGACGAGCTGAAGCAGGACATGCGGTTCGCCAAGGAGGACAAGGGCGACGCGGACCCGTTGAAGGAGGACGAGGAGAAGCCCCCGGAAATGCATGCCCTCCCTCCGGAGGAGCAGGCCCGTCGCGACGTCGAGGATGCCCTCGCGGGCGACCAGGGCGCGGCCGGTCGCGTCGAGGAAACGCTCTCGTCGATCAAGCCCGGCCAGGATCTATCGCCCCAGCAGGATGCCTACCTGTCCCAGATGCAGTCACAGCAGAAGGGCATGAGCGTCGACGAGTTGACCACCGCGGAGCAGCGTCTCGGTGACCACAAGAACGTGATCGCCGATTCCTGGCAGCTGATGAGCAATGACGACGTGAAGTTCTCCGGGTCGGACGGCAAGCCCGGGTCGGCGGCGATGCTGCCGGACAGTGTGCAGAAGGCATTGAACGATGCAGGCTCGACCGTGCCGATCTCGCAGCAGTTCGAGAAGCTGAAGTACGGCGATGACCTGCAGGCGATCTCCCAAATCGTTCAGGACGGAAATCCCGAGTTGCAGACGGGCACCGAACTCGATCGCAAATTGATCGTGGCGTCCGACGCCGTCATGGACACCCAGGACAATGCTCGGCCGGCGATGGGCATGCAGGAGACAGCCCAGAGTCTCTTCCAAGCCGTTGACGACGACCACCAGATCATCAACGACCACCTGATGGGCCGAAACGGCGTGGACGTCAACGACTTCCTTCATGACGTCAACACGACCGAATGGACTGACGACGGCAGGTCCGCCGGACATCTCTTCAGCTGGACGAACGAGGAGAGTTCGGGACCGGAGGCTTGGATTGCGTCGGAGACAGCAGAGAAATACGCAAACTACATTGGGTCACACAAGGATGACTTGATGGGTATGAACGGACAGACGCTTGGCGAAGTGAATCCGGAACTGGTTCGCGGATACGCCCACGGGCTGACGCCGTATATTCCTGACATGGCTGGCTTGTCGACCGCCAATACAACCGACGCGTTCGACAATCTTGATGTCGACAACCCCATCGACCAACCACTCACCAAGGGTGTTTTCTCCGTTCTTAGTACCGACGGCGACTCATTCAACGAGTTTCACAGCGCGGCGGACGCTCAGGTGATTGCTGCCAGTCATGCATGGGCCGAAGACGTAAAGAATGGGATTCCCGTCGATAACAACGACGCGAGGATGCTTGATGCGCAAACTCTTCGAGGTCTGACAGCGGTCGGAACTCACGAGGCAGCGGAAGCTCTTGGCAGGAACGCAAGCGAGATGTACGAGCAGCAGAAGGCTGCGTACGAACGGTCGCTAGCAATCATCTCCGCGGGTTCCAGTGTGATTCCGGGTTATGGACAGTTTCTGTCCCCAGGCGTTGACGTGTTCGGCGCCACTATGCAGGATGCAATACTCGGGAAAGAGCCGACGAGCGTCGACTACACGATTACTCCCCTCAGCCAGGGAGAGTCTGCACGCTTTGCCCTAAATGCGCTCTTGGCCGCCGACGTGCCGTTGCAATCTGATGGAACCGATCTGAATGCCAACTACTTTGAACAGGTTGGCCCCGATGAAAGGCCTCTCATCCGAGACCTGAGCGATCTTGCGCGCGACAGCATTGGGCCGAACAAGGCGGAAGCGGTTCTGACAGACGTCTTGCAGAACACCGTCACTGAGCAGGGCGACCCAACGATTGCCATGAAGGACAAGTACGGAGACACCGTGGCGAATCCGAACCCCACACCGCCGAAAGCACCCGGCCAGTGA